The genomic interval GGTCTGTGATTCACAAAAAAATTCTAACTAATGTTCAAATAGCTAGAAAAAGATTTACTACAAGTGCtacatgtcatatttgtaACACTGCATATGAAAAGTCTCCTTCACCTGATTGTTGCAGAGCTAAGCCTATTTGGAGTGGTATGAGTCATACTGTTTTCAATTACTAATTCATTTTCTCTTGATTGGAATGGTTAGCTGGGAGCTGAGCATCACTGCCATCTTAAAATTAAGAATAACATTTGGTGGttcaatattttttgtttgctGGTTTATATGGAAGTAGAGAAATAAGTGTGTTTTTAATACCTCATTTACCATGTTTGTTTACACTGCTAAAATCATCTGGGATTATGCTGAAGAGTGGAGCTGCTCTCTAAGCAAGGCTAAAGTGAGTGTTATACTATACTTTCATGTCTAAGCTTACTGCTGGTTGGTATATGTTGAATATTGATGACACTAGAATTTCTAACTCTGAGAAAATTGGTGTTTGAGGGGGTGATTAGAGATCAACATGTGCATTGGATTTATGGTTTTCAAATGAACTTGGGGATTTGGGAGATTTTGGATGTTGAGGCTTGGggcttatttttttgtttgaaactCATTGCCAAACATTACAGTAGAAATGTTGAAATTGAGTCTGACTCTGCTATTCTTATCCAAAGGGATAACACTTCTATGCATCATTTTGGGTCACTGCTTACTAGTTGTGCTTCTATGATTTCTAAACTAAAAAATATGACGCtctctcatatttttagaaaatgTAACATAGTTGTTGATGTCTTGGCCAAACATAATATTTCTCATGAGTTTGGGCTAATTGTTGATCCTTTGCACATGATGTGCATGCTTTCTTAGACGATCTGGCTAGTGTTGTTAGATGCAGGCGCACATGAACCTGCTTTAATATTTAGTCTAcgtattttttatttctcggCCTTTTAGATCCcctttgtaacaaaaaaaaaagagttcaGTAGCTTAACAGATGATATTGCGAGAAGATTTGATATGCTAAATTACTAATTAGACTACTATATGAttaacaagtttttttttcgtaGTAATCTTACACATTTTAATTTGCTTAATTAGAATATTACTACAAGTTGGCATTTTGTTCTTCTGTACGTCCAACATAGATTTGTCTGTAGATTGCAGATACATAGATATCATGGGAAGAGATCTTTGAGAACGGAATATGAATCAATTGTTTACTTTGACTATCACAGTATCATTTTAATGATAGATTATTTCGTCGGATATCATAGAAAGATTTGAGGTTTCCGCAGTCATTTTACCGCCAATTTGAGCATAAGGGCATCTCCAACAAGATGACTAAAAACTCAtactcaaactcaaattttggGTCACTCAATCTCATTTTAGTTAAATCATCAAAATATCTCCAACAAGGGTTATCCAAAACTCATatccattatatattttaatttatttatttttataatcaaCGGGaggattttattttcaattttattttcttatttattattattattttcaattaatttaGTTTTGGGTTGAGGCAATTAAAGATTAGAAATCAATTGATCAGTTGGTTACAAATGGTAATAAACAATGACAATAAATATATAGGGCCCAACTGttaatttacttttaattgCTTAACCAACGCGGGAAGAGCAATTAAAGTCGGTATATTGTCTTTTGTGCGATTAAAgtagaagaaaaatgaagtaacGTTTTAGTTGGATAGTAACAGACTTGGGGGCTCCATTGTAAATAGTTATTGGTTTTCTTCCTTAGAAGCCGACCTAAAATGGGCGGTCAAATGGGTTAAAACCCAAAATGAGCGTTTTGGGTCATCTTGTTGGAGATGCCCTAACTTCTTGCAATTAAAATACGGCGGCTGCTGTCCAGTTTGATCATCCTCGGCCGAAAGTTTGAGCGCGCACTGCCGAAAGAGATTGGTCAATGGAGGGGTGCACAACCAATTATAGGTTAAGTCCCaattagaggtggcaaatgggccCAAAAGCCCGAGCTCGGTCCGAACTTGGTACGTTAAAAATCGGCCCGGCCCGCGCCCGTTATTATAACGGGCCCGTTTTTAGCCCGGCACGACCCGAGCACGATTAATTCATGGGCCGgtccgttaaacacataattttatattatttatatcaatatttaaacaataatcatcattaaacttgaatattatactttttaaattaaaagctattgattatttcattattttaactataatatttcacaaatattatcaaaatactgaataaaacatcattattttgagatacgtaacgttttaaaaataagattatgaaatgcgttgtagtattttatttattttactataaataattatataaaacaaatattcaaaatacataatattttttattttaattgtgtcatataatgctaatggaCCGGGCCCGACCCGCTTTTTGGCCCGGCACGACACGGGCTTGAGCCGGGCCGAGCTTAATATTTAAGGAAATGGCCTAATCCGAGCCCGAcacgataaataaatgggCCGGCTCGAGCACGTTTTTGGCCCGTTTAAAATGGATCGGggcggcccggcccggcccgtttgCCATCTCTAGTTCCAATTAGTTCATCTTTGATGATGGCCGAAATAATCTTTTAACATACAAAGCCCAATATAGAAGGTGATGTGTGAATTTTGCCACttacctttgttcttttgagttttgaacttttgatcaTGTTGCTACCATAGTAAAACCTAAAAAGGAGGACTACGTTAATCTTTGAAACTTCTTAACACGATGACTTGAAATTTACATGACAATTGCCTGATTGTGTCatgaaactgaaaaagaaTCACGAAGTTGATAGTGCATCACAAACCCAGAGTGATCATTAGTCCATTGAAATCGTGCAAGTAGAACCTTTACAATATCTATTGTTCATTTGCAGAAGCTCTGGTTACTAATTTTACATAGAAATAGGAATATGACAATATGAGCAACTCAAATCATTGGGGCATTTTGGGTGCTGTTACTGCTGtacaaataaaaacatgagcCATATAATTGCTAGTTTGCCTTTTTCACATGCCCTAAATGATGGCACTTGTATGTTTTGGGCAAACTTCAACCATCTTGGTTATGATATCTCTCTGGTAAGTTGGTAATTACTGCTCTCACGTGTTGACAGGGTCAACAAACTCAATGATGATGATCACTAGCTTCTTGATGGTTTAACGAGGTAAATTTGTTATGTAAACACAACTCATAGTTTCAAAGTTTCAATGATAGCAGACTATAAAATCAGCGGTCAGGATCACAAGTTGATTGCGAGTATAGACAATGAATGATGATCTAATTTAAGACTTTCATCATAGAACTTATTCAGCTCAAGAACTGGTTTCGTTGAAAATGATGTTAGAATCTGATTTATGCAGAGTGGGGTGTAGAAGTTCATTTTATGTTCATAAGGAAACTCTTAAgatttgtataattgtatacTATTTGCAGTAGTTAATTCTGATTATTATCTAGAATCCATTAAGGAAGATCCAACAGACCATGCTCTTCCAATTCATGTAACTCCACCACTAACTTCTATGCTTCTGATGCCAACTTTTTACCTAATCTTCAATCAAAAGCAACGTTAACCAGACTGCAGTCTTTAAGCTATTATAATGTCAATCCCTGCAGGAAAGAGAAGGGCCTTTTTCAAGAGCCAATAACAATGCTGAATTTCAATACTAAACTAAGGTTTATGTAACTAAAATTTCTGTCAGATTTTGTAAGACAATTCAAATTCATGACATGGATCATATGCTCCCACATGCTCCCTTCACATTCAAATTCTGCAGATGCTATGTTAAAACTCCAGTCCATACATGTTATTGTTCTAATAAGTAGATATGTAGATACACAACATTCTCTAAGACCGTTACAGATGTACTAATCAAAAgaataagagataattagaGATATAAGACAGTAGTCTCTTCCCAAATTGATAGAGTACGTACCAAATGGAATGCCCTGGTTGATATATGAAATATGAGAATCACAATTCACAAATGGTCTCTAAATCCTCCAGTCAGCAGCCACTACTCAGCCTCAGCCAAGAAGAAGAGGGTTTTAGGGAGTAGACAACAAAAACAGAATAATAAAACATCATGAGGGCACAGAATTCTGTGACTAGAAAACATGGCTGATCATGTGACTAGTGTAAGGAATTACAAGGACACACACAACATCCAAACTATCTTTCTCTGTGGAACTGAAGAATATAATCAATCTCTGCAAAGAATATGTGTCTCCCTCTTCTGGATTTTACTAATGGGGTTACTAATTTATAAttcttgttgttgttattCTCTCCATGATTATCTTAATGACTAGGTTTCATACTTCTTATGATGGATTTGACTCTTGTATTTTGTATATTCGAATCACTGGACGAATTTGTTATTCTTATCATAAGGGTAACTCACTTTTCACTGCTGTCAAACTTTGTCATCATTGCCTTCTTAGAACATACCACATGCATCAAACGATTATATAGAAATTAAGGGGCAGACTTGATCGGACAACATGGGCCATTGATCTGCAGAATTcacatttttttcctttctgcCAAGTCATGTGTGCACCGAATGGAACATGAGAGTTTCTCCTTGTTCAATCATCAATGCAGCACGTTGTCTATTTGTCTTGGAATTTTTCTATATTAAGTTAGCTGGGTTAATCTTTTCCAAAGAAAGGTAGCTGGTTACTTGACTTGCCACATCGCTCATTGCCACAAATATATAGACCTTCTTAAGCCTCAAACTTACTGCTTTTCAGCAAGAAATCACTGAGAAATATAGAAGTGGCAAAGTGGCAATGGTGCCATTAAGCACTAGAAGTAGAAAGAACAAGGAAGTAAATAGAGGGTCTTGGACAGCAGAAGAGGATCAGAGACTGGCTCAAGCTATTGAAGTCTATGGCGCAAGAAAGTGGAAGTCTGTTGCAACCAAAGCAGGTTTAGCATTCAACCTTctatttctctttcttttcaagatatgatgataaatgtagaattttttttaatttgttgtttgtgAATGCAGGCCTTAACCGATGTGGGAAGAGTTGCAGACTGAGATGGATGAACTATCTTAGACCAAATATTAAGAGAGGCAATATCTCAGACCAAGAAGAGGACTTGATACTCAGGCTTCACAAACTCCTTGGAAACAGGTGAGCTACTTCTTTCACTGCAAGTACTACCTTTCTGTCCTTGGGGATTATGAGTATGAATGTATGATTATGTTTGATTCTGTTTCAATTTAGGTGGTCATTGATTGCCGGAAGACTGCCTGGTCGGACAGACAATGAGATAAAAAATTACTGGAACTCTCATTTGAGCAAGAAGATCAAGCATAATGAGAgatcacaaaaacaaaacagactACTTTCAGCACCATCAAATCCGCCAGCAAAAGAGTTGTCCTCGTCCGACTCTCAGAATGCTGAGTTAAGGGAGAACAATGCTGTATCAACTGGAATAGAAGATAACAACTCGAAAGGCGAGGAAAACTACTTCTTCAAGTCCATGAGCTTTGATGGATCATCTGGAGATGAGTTCTTGTATGATGGATTGAGTGCTGATGAAGGGCCTTTAAATCTAATGTGGATGAATAGATTTCTAGAAATGGATGAGAGTTGGTTTACTCTGCATGACATTTGACCGTTGCTTAAGTTTGTAGTTACAGCACTTCGCCACGGACTTTTGCTAATTCTAGGAAAAATCCCACTTAGATTTTCTCTTGTATTCTTCACTGAGATCTTTCCTTGCATTAACAAATTCTATGTTGGTCTTGTTTCAAAGCAAAGTTTCCAGCTTGATTCCATTTACTAGTTTAATTATAAGAACTGAATTGATGTGAGCCAAGTCACAATTACACCTTAAATTGGCAGCACTTCCATAAATCAAGTACGTGTGATCCCAACAATATTCTTATTTCTATACAAATGGATGTGAACAACATTAAAATTCCAGATGCTTAAATTTTGTGGAGGATAACTGGTGCTCCATGCTGAGGCTGAAGGGTAATGCCTAGAACAGGAGCATGAACGTGTGAGCTTGAGAGCTCGAATGAAAAACGTTGAAGAATTATAGCCAGTGCCATTTTTGCTTCTATCATAGCAAATGTTTGGCCCAGACATATTCTTGGTCCCCAACCAAATGGATAGAATGCCAATTGATCCTTAGAAGCTTTTGCAACTCCTTCTGCAAATCTCTCCGGGTTGAATTCCTCAACATTTTCACCCCAGAATTTGGGGTCATGTTGAAGAAACAAAGTGAGTAACACCAAGTCTACCCCTGCTGGGATTGAAATGCCTCCTATGTTGGTTTTCTGGTTGGTGTCCCTATATAGTGCAGTCACCGGTGCATATAGCCTTAGAACTTCGTTTAATATCATTGATACCTGCATACAATTTCAGCAAAAGAATCAACTCATTGTTTAGTATATATAAGGACTTTCTTTTAGAACAAAATATGAGACAGTTAATGCTACATTCTTAGACTCTTATTGTGAACTATGCGTTAACTTACGATTTTCAGGTGATTCATGGCATTCATATCCGGAGTTTGGTTTCCACAGACACGCCGGACCTCTTCTCTTGCCTTTTCTTGCCAGCTTGGATGCATAGACAAGACAATCATAGTCCAGGTAAGCCAATTAGCTGTGGTCTCCTGCCCCTCAATCACATCCTCCACTGTCATACCATTTTTCTCTTGCTCTGTACATTGTAGAAGTAAGCCTAGCACATCATTACCACCCTCTTCACCATTTTCAGTCGCTTGCGCTTTCATTCTGATCATGTCCCTCAATGCCTTTGATCTCATTGTCAATGTTATACCTCCTCCTGTTCTTTTTAGTGGGGATGAATCTGCGGTGCACATAGAAATCAACACATTTTTACACATTATATGACAAGATCTATACACGCTTCGTGGTCACATTTTATCAGGTGACCTTTGTAACAGAGTTACAGTTTGGTTTCAAATTTTGAATCATTATATTATGTATTGTAATTGTTCAATGCCGAATTGTTGATAGTTTGAAAATATATGGCATCATATTATTCATTTTGGCACCTTAAACCTGGGAGGTATAAACCATAATAGGCTTCAAGCACTAGAACAGCTTGCTTTTTCTAAAGTTCaaatttcttctttccttcttCATAGCTACTTCCGAAGGCTGTTCGAGCTATGACATCACCGGCAAGGTTTTGAAATCAGGCGCCACATCTACTTCACAAGACCCTGCACCACCAACAAGTTTATCCCATCGACTGATCAGGCCACAGCAACTGGTTTCAAATGCAGGCACCATCTCCTGTTTTCCCACAGAACATGAATTTGTATGACTCATGATTCATCATTGAACACAATAGGTAACTCATCAATTAGCATTCTGAAAATGTCATCGATGTGCAGAAACATACATACAAACCAATATTATGTGCATCAACTGTGATAATCAGTCTATCACTCTATCTTCAAGtgcaaaacaataaaaatgcaGGCAAGGTATTTTCTAATAAAAATGCCTGAAAGAGAAAGTCGATGTGTACCTTTAACACTTCGAGGTGGAAAACAGGCAGAATGAGCCTTCGGCGCTTGGCCCATTGTTCTCCCTCCAAGGTTGAAACTCCAAGTTGCAGAAGATTCACAAGTGGGTTCAGTGGTGGCTTTATAATGTGACCATTCTTGTCTGCTAATATCGACTTGATCAGATCCGGTTCAGCTATTGCTGGCCTTGGCCTGGTTTCAGTCCAGCTCAGACTAACTTTCCCTAATGAACCAAATTACAAGGTTATGATCATGATGAGAGCTACAACGTACAAAGAGATTCACCCCATTGTACTTGAAGTTTGTTACCATAGTTTTGAACCATCTGACAAAAGAATGGGAAGACACGAGGGACATGGGTTTGGAGCAAGCTTCCTGGCTGGAGCTACTGATCTCTTTCATGTCATCCTGGAAAAGCCTGTAAGATCTTCCCCTGATCCCTTGCTTTCTTAACTGCTTCTCTAAGCTTCTGGGTTTCCACCAATACACATTGATGATTCTCAGAGCAGAGCAAACAATGAATAAAACCGATGAGAATACCAAAGTATTGAAAATGTGACAGTCTTCCATTCTTCTCCTTTTGCTGATGCTCCGTGTGTTAGGAGTCTGAGATCCAGAAAATTTTGAGAGTGCTGGTGAATTATTATAGGTACAATTAGCCAACTACTCAACTCGGTAGGAATTTCGTTCTCATTGATTATTAGTGTGGatattattaatttgtttTCCTTGACGACCAAGTTTCAACGTATAACAAAACGCCCTTTCATTTTCATGTCAATTATATGATTAAAATCTGAGATGGAAGAAGGAGAACCATGCAAATGATGCAATGATCTTGCAGATGTCGTGCTCCCCAAGACTTGTATATGTACTCATATGACACTGGTATATATACTTTTGCATGGCTTCAACTGCTTGATTGGGTCGGGCTTTTATGAGAATCCATATGGGTGTTCCAAAGTATTGGGCCTTCGGAAGTTAACTCGAGTCGAGTGATATACAACTGGTGCGTTAGTGACTCAATTTCTTCGAATGTTGGAGTGATTTTGCACTCATAAATTCGACTCTACACTTTGAGTTGCATTTAGAATAACTAGTAGTGATTTTGGTCGAGGCAGTATTTATGTACTGTTGTCAAACGATTCGCGAGTATGAACCAAACGAAGAATTAAGTTGAGTGAGTAAAGGGATAGAGAATTTCGAAATTTGAAACAGGAGGAAGCaaattggagaagaagaagcaaacaAAGTAATTGAGAATCGCTTTCGAAATTTGGAAGAGTGGAGAGTCGTGTGATGGCAGCGACACAGAAGAGGAGCAATAATTGTAGCAATTTGTCAAAATGCAGAGAGAGTTGGCCGTTGGTGAGAGAGAGCTCCAGAAATGGGAAGAGAGATACCGACAGAGGAATTAATGGTGGAGACAAGTCGAGCAGAGCCGTAGCACAACTGGGACAAGAAGACAACCTCTCCATCTCACTCTTTCACTCTCCGAGTCTCTACTACTCTTCACGTGCATAACTAAAACCCAGCAGCCCATGCCATATTCAGACCCAGACTCCCCACTCTTTTGCAGTTTAAGGACAGTTGTACATTTTGTACTCTTCAACATTTATTTCTTCAAAAATATGTGTACAAGAAAATGGTTATTGTTTTCTTCACAAACAGAAGAGGGTTATAATCATGTCATTCTTGCCTAAACAAACTAACAGGGGGTGCAAAATTGCTTTGTCATCCTGTGCTTCGTATTTGAATTACTCTAATCGAAAGTTCTCAACAAAATTTATTCAGTAACAGCAAAAGAAACTCGTTCGAAACTAAAAAACTAGAAGTAAATGGGCTGCGACATGTGAAGAACCCATGATAAAACCCTAATTCGTAATAGATGCACTCCAATCTTATCCctccctattcttactctgcGGATGGTTCAGTCGGTTATATGATTCAGCTTTGAAACTTGAATAGATTTTTCTGTTGGGACCCCACCAAAGAAGTactagaagaagaaagagccCAACACTTTGTGCCCCAACACATTTACAAAtcttagaagaagaagaagaagatagttTATAGTTATGCAGTCTAGCTTTGAGTTGGCAGACCTTGCTTCTCAGCAGCACTTCATGGACACTAATAACTCCTCCTCACCTGTTCTCCCAATCTTTTTTAATCCCCAGAATCAAAACCACCCTAGTTTGCACCAACAACTTCAACCCCAACAGTTGAGTCATCACCTTGTTCATCCCATTCCCATCACCCATGGGCTGTTTCAAGGATTACACCCACCACCGGAGCAACAAGAACAATCTGGAACAGGTCATTGGCATATGAGTCCTATAAATTTCAAGCTGGGTCTGAATCAGAACAGTGCCAGTGGGGAGGATACTGCTCTGCTTGATCAGAATAGCCCTCTTTTTCTTCAGAGCCGCCCTGAAAATTTAGGCTTCAAAAGTTGGCAAGGCCAGGGATTTAGCACCAGAAAAGAACCCTTTTGGTAATTGAACCCATACATGTATAAATTTACTTGCTTTTTGATTCATTTGTTCGTCTCTGGTTTTTCATGTTGCTGTAAAGTCTTTTTGAGCGCCATGTGTTTGTGAAAATGTCTATGCAGGAAACCACATGAAGCAGAAGGCATAAAGCAGAAGCAAGCAACTGAAGGAGAGATGTGCAAGGAGTTGGAGAGTAAGTATAGGCTTTATGGTGAGCTTGAAGCAATTTATAGCCTTGCAAAGATTGGTGAGGTTCATAATAAGCAGACCGGTTCTGGGTCACCTCTGACTAATGAAAACTCTCCCAGTAATGTGGACCTTGTTCCTGTGCCTTTTGGTGGTTCCCATTGCCGCAATGTTGGCCCGGCTGCCGCAGCTGGAGTTGATGGTTCAGAAGCCTCCATTGAAGAAAAAGTGTCGTATAGTAAGGTTGAGAAGAGGAAGGGGAAGAGGAGAATGAAGGAGCAATTGAGTTTATCCACGACTAGATTTTTTGAGGAGTTAGTGAAGCGTGTGATGGATCACCAAGAGGTTCTGCACAACAGGTACTTGGCATTGATTGAGAAAATGGATagagagaggaggaagagagaagcGGCATGGAGAATTCAAGAGGCTGAGAAGCATAAGAGAGAAGCCATTGCCCAGCTTCATGAAAAGGCTCTCGCTTCAAACAGAGAGTCACTCATTGTTTCATACATTGAGAAAATCACAGGCCAAAAGGTCAACATTCCTTCTAGGGAAGCCTCATCATTGTTTCAATGTGATTATTCAGATAGAGCTATGGAGGATGAGTTGACTCCGGGTCAAATTGATCAGACTAATAGCAGATGGCCTCAGAGTGAAGTTGAGGCCTTGATCCTAGTGAGAAGTAATATAGAATCTAAGTTTCAGGAACCAGGGCTTAAAGGGCCTCTTTGGGAACAAGTTAGTGCCTCAATGGCTTCATTGGGGTACCAGAGGAGTGCAAAGAGGTGCAAAGAGAAGTGGGAGAACATAAACAAGTACTTTAGGAAAACCAAAGATGGCCCGAAAAAACGTCCTCAGCAGTCCAAAACTTGCTCTTATTTTAATCAGTTAGATCAGCTGTACACTAGAACACCAATCACCAATCCATGGTCATCTTCATACTGTTCTAGCAACCCTGCAGCTAGCATCGAGGGGCAAAGTTACTCCGAGTTCTTACAAGCTGTTGTTACCGGGAGTGATATGGGAGTGTCACAAAATCTGTCTAGTGGGAACTTTGAATTAATCTCTGATATGGGGTCTAATAGGTTGAATTTTGATGGCAAGGCAGAGCATTTGCGAGAAGACCATGGGAAGGAGAAGGTAAACCATGAGGATGATGGAAacatggaagaagaagaagaaggcatTCACGGTGATTCGGATGAGTAGTGTAGGGCACTAGAGGATGACTACCAGATAGAATACAAAGGTGCGCCAGTTTTATCACAGCCTGTAGTGTAGTTGTTTTTTGTACCTAGGAACTTTGAAGTGCTTTGAGATGATCCAATGCCAGTAATTTATTTGCATTATTTGCTTGAGTTTTGGGCCTTCTTATGTAGTAGTATTATCCTTACTACGGCAAACTTTGTTAAATGGAATTCTCCTTTCAGAGAATATTGAGATTGGAACATGTCTACCCTATAAAAGTACAAGGCTGTTGGTTAAGTCTACAAACTCAATATAAATCAGTTACTTGTACTACAATTAATGATTATGTGCTTAACTCAGTTAAATCTAGTTAATGAACACTTGATTTGATGAGTAAGCCTTGCAGGACTGACTGAAATTTCCTATTATAAAACGGTGGAACAAAATCGAGTAAACGACCAGGAACCTAAGCAAAATCCTTTTTACCAATATCTGTAGTACTGTAAACACAGCAGGGCCGAAGTGAAAAGACCTATGCTTTCAGAAATGGAAGGGGGTGGATTTGGATTGCTTTGTAAATCAAACCATGAAAGCCTAAAAACTTCTACTCTTTGTGAGACACCAATGGCAGTGCGaatacagaaaaaaaaactgtttgGTTGAAGGATTTTTATTGAGCAGAGGAATAGAAGAATCTAGGGCCTGAAGCTGCTAAAAGAAGACAACTGTGTATACTTGCCTTATTAAGCAGCTCCTGCAAGGACAAGAAGCTTTAGCAACAACTTTCATGTATACGATCTTAACTCTAAAGGACTAGTGTCTGCTATTCTTGCAGGTGACGACTAAGGTATTCAATTCACAAAGCTTAGAGAAGTCAGTATGAAGAAACTCAGATATGCTAAGTTGCCCTGCATTTAGATCCGTTATGAAGTTCCATGCCATATCATTTTCACTGGTGGTGGTTGCCTCACTGGTTGCCAAGAATCCATCACCAGAATCTGACTCTGCCTTAAAATTCACTTCAACCCCAGAGAGAAATGGTTGTTCTGCTGATACATTTCTGGTGCTGCTTGTTTGTCTGATTTGGTTGTTGGTCATATGAGGGTCCTTGATGGTTTGCCTCTGAATTCTAGACCTTCTTGAGCTGTTCTCCTGTTTCTTCCTTAAGGTAGAATTCCAGTAGTTCTTTATCTCATTGTCTGTTCGACCTGGAAGCCTGCCAGCTATCAATGACCATCTACAAGTACCAGAAATCAAATAATTTAACACAGATGAAAGTTAATGATTTGAATActcatttttaaaaaattatcagCGATATACG from Argentina anserina chromosome 2, drPotAnse1.1, whole genome shotgun sequence carries:
- the LOC126784243 gene encoding transcription repressor MYB6-like, with translation MSSIAVFGACGRLNISVFASRERVYLWSLIAGRLPGRTDNEIKNYWNSTLRKKQENSSRRSRIQRQTIKDPHMTNNQIRQTSSTRNVSAEQPFLSGVEVNFKAESDSGDGFLATSEATTTSENDMAWNFITDLNAGQLSISEFLHTDFSKLCELNTLVVTCKNSRH
- the LOC126782060 gene encoding trihelix transcription factor GT-2-like, translated to MQSSFELADLASQQHFMDTNNSSSPVLPIFFNPQNQNHPSLHQQLQPQQLSHHLVHPIPITHGLFQGLHPPPEQQEQSGTGHWHMSPINFKLGLNQNSASGEDTALLDQNSPLFLQSRPENLGFKSWQGQGFSTRKEPFWKPHEAEGIKQKQATEGEMCKELESKYRLYGELEAIYSLAKIGEVHNKQTGSGSPLTNENSPSNVDLVPVPFGGSHCRNVGPAAAAGVDGSEASIEEKVSYSKVEKRKGKRRMKEQLSLSTTRFFEELVKRVMDHQEVLHNRYLALIEKMDRERRKREAAWRIQEAEKHKREAIAQLHEKALASNRESLIVSYIEKITGQKVNIPSREASSLFQCDYSDRAMEDELTPGQIDQTNSRWPQSEVEALILVRSNIESKFQEPGLKGPLWEQVSASMASLGYQRSAKRCKEKWENINKYFRKTKDGPKKRPQQSKTCSYFNQLDQLYTRTPITNPWSSSYCSSNPAASIEGQSYSEFLQAVVTGSDMGVSQNLSSGNFELISDMGSNRLNFDGKAEHLREDHGKEKVNHEDDGNMEEEEEGIHGDSDE
- the LOC126782548 gene encoding transcription factor MYB114-like — protein: MVPLSTRSRKNKEVNRGSWTAEEDQRLAQAIEVYGARKWKSVATKAGLNRCGKSCRLRWMNYLRPNIKRGNISDQEEDLILRLHKLLGNRWSLIAGRLPGRTDNEIKNYWNSHLSKKIKHNERSQKQNRLLSAPSNPPAKELSSSDSQNAELRENNAVSTGIEDNNSKGEENYFFKSMSFDGSSGDEFLYDGLSADEGPLNLMWMNRFLEMDESWFTLHDI